One Nicotiana tomentosiformis chromosome 4, ASM39032v3, whole genome shotgun sequence genomic window carries:
- the LOC138909512 gene encoding uncharacterized protein yields MRGGRSALGEQLKPPASGAIAPAEGQLQMRACRSEPTAAEAASVNLELLERGFHLAIWRYILPSHREELRFQFEQLQQGQIWVTDYEVRFFELSRHELIILLIDTKRVQRFVTGLQATMAREVEMGKSYELVVEIAQRIEGVRQRSREKVQKDKRFRYSG; encoded by the exons ATGCGCGGAGGCCGTTCGGCATTGGGTGAACAACTGAAACCTCCAGCttctggtgcaattgcacctgcaGAGGGCCAGCTGCAGatgcgagcttgcagaagcgagccAACAGCCGCAGAAGCAGCTAGC GTaaatttggagcttcttgagaggggttttcacctagcaatctggag atatattctaccctctcatagggaagagttgcgatttcagttcgagcagctccagcagggccagatatgggtgaccgactatgaggtgagattctttgagttgtctcgccatgaacTTATTATACTTCTGATCGATACaaagagagtgcagaggtttgttacAGGTTtgcaggccactatggcccgagaggttgagatggggaaaTCTTATGAGCTAGTGGtagagatagctcagaggatcgagggtgttcgtCAGCGAAGCCGAGAGAAGGTGCAGAAGGATAAACGGTTTCGATATTCTGGATAG